A window of the Tunturibacter empetritectus genome harbors these coding sequences:
- a CDS encoding rhodanese-like domain-containing protein, with protein MLDAAEASGNTPPFIVDLRHPLDYLPDPRVLPGALRIGPNELKAHSEIIPRDRDVILYCTCPSEETSAKLALQLHKMGVYRVRPLRGGFDGWKEAGFPLVDYVTEAPSTDVVEKILPVDSKTAVPSM; from the coding sequence ATGCTTGACGCAGCCGAGGCCAGCGGCAATACGCCACCCTTCATCGTCGATCTGCGTCATCCTCTCGACTATCTCCCCGATCCGCGTGTGCTTCCCGGAGCGCTCCGCATCGGCCCCAACGAACTCAAGGCTCACAGCGAGATCATCCCCCGCGATCGCGATGTGATCCTCTACTGCACCTGCCCCAGCGAAGAGACCAGCGCCAAGCTCGCCTTGCAGCTGCACAAGATGGGTGTCTACCGCGTCCGTCCACTCCGCGGCGGTTTTGATGGCTGGAAGGAAGCAGGCTTTCCACTGGTTGACTATGTTACCGAGGCGCCAAGCACCGATGTCGTCGAGAAGATTCTTCCAGTCGACTCAAAAACCGCCGTCCCGTCAATGTAA
- a CDS encoding energy transducer TonB, translating into MFEDSLVESRVAEVSSSKRWTTVASIGLQFAIAGLVIALPLLHPEALPFSIEAPKMLLPLLPKPPAPPLRVQQVTEAASSFATATPSQPAIISTLLPGREVSAAEEPALLSPDNMGMRGLPIGIVTEECEPHPSVSIGTGGAPHKTINVSTGVSQGLLIAPIRPVYPAIARAAHVEGSVVVEAVISRGGTIESLHVLSGPMMLQSAAMDAIRAARYRPYQLNGEAVEVQTTITVNFRMGG; encoded by the coding sequence ATGTTTGAGGACAGTCTGGTTGAGTCGCGTGTTGCTGAAGTGTCGTCGAGCAAACGTTGGACGACCGTGGCGTCGATTGGCCTGCAATTTGCCATTGCCGGCCTTGTGATCGCTTTGCCCCTGCTGCATCCGGAGGCGCTGCCGTTTTCTATTGAAGCGCCTAAGATGCTCCTGCCGCTATTGCCGAAGCCTCCTGCGCCTCCGTTGCGGGTGCAGCAGGTCACAGAGGCCGCTTCGAGTTTTGCGACAGCTACGCCGTCTCAGCCGGCGATCATCTCAACGCTGCTGCCGGGCAGAGAAGTTTCTGCGGCCGAAGAGCCTGCGCTTCTCTCTCCGGACAACATGGGGATGCGCGGGTTGCCGATTGGGATTGTTACCGAAGAATGTGAGCCGCATCCTAGTGTGTCCATTGGGACGGGAGGAGCTCCGCATAAGACGATTAATGTCTCGACAGGGGTTTCGCAGGGATTGCTGATTGCGCCGATTCGTCCGGTGTATCCGGCGATTGCCAGAGCTGCTCATGTGGAAGGATCGGTGGTCGTGGAGGCGGTCATCTCGCGAGGTGGAACCATCGAGAGTCTGCATGTGCTCAGCGGGCCGATGATGCTGCAAAGCGCGGCGATGGATGCGATACGAGCGGCGCGATACCGGCCTTATCAGCTAAATGGGGAAGCTGTGGAGGTGCAGACAACGATTACCGTTAATTTTCGGATGGGTGGCTGA
- a CDS encoding UbiD family decarboxylase, giving the protein MAYNDLREWIKQLEKAGELKRITIEVSPDLEMAEIADRTAKLGRGTAKAGGPALLFENVEGYPGARVLMNQFGSERRMRLALETDSLDAIADRIRTLIKPQMPTNFMDKLKLLPMLSEIGSFFPKVVSAKDAPCKQVIHRGEEVNLLELPILKTWPQDGGPFITLPCVITRDPKSGKRNVGMYRMQVYDGKTTGMHWQRQKVAAEHMRERLRESSPDSAARVDLMAITAGGTAAASSLDTLTTTTVTRIREDRMDVAVAIGTDPATTFSAIVPAPPDVEEYLIAGFLRQKPLELVKAETVDLEVPANAEYILEGYVELGELRTEGPFGDHTGFYTMQDEYPVFHITCITHRKDPIYAATLVGKPPMEDAWMGKAVERIFLPLMQLTLPEIVDVNLPAEGVFHNLMIVSIKKSYAGHARKIMNGIWAMGQAMFTKCIIVVDEDCDVQDLAEVTLRTANNIDPERDIQFTLGPVDSLDHASRLPNFGSKMGIDATRKWAAEGFDRPWPPMLTMDAEVKAKVDALWRKLGIE; this is encoded by the coding sequence TTGGCCTACAACGATCTACGCGAATGGATTAAGCAGCTTGAGAAGGCCGGAGAACTGAAGCGCATCACCATTGAGGTCTCGCCGGATCTCGAGATGGCAGAGATCGCCGACCGCACCGCCAAACTAGGTCGAGGCACGGCGAAGGCCGGCGGCCCCGCGCTTCTCTTCGAAAACGTCGAAGGCTATCCTGGTGCTCGCGTCCTGATGAATCAGTTCGGCAGCGAACGCCGCATGAGGCTTGCGCTCGAGACTGACTCGCTCGACGCTATCGCCGACCGCATCCGCACCCTTATCAAGCCGCAGATGCCAACCAACTTCATGGACAAGCTCAAGCTTCTGCCAATGCTGTCCGAGATAGGCAGCTTCTTTCCTAAAGTCGTCTCCGCCAAAGACGCCCCCTGCAAACAAGTCATCCATCGCGGCGAAGAGGTCAATCTTCTCGAACTCCCAATCCTTAAGACGTGGCCGCAGGATGGTGGGCCCTTCATCACACTGCCCTGCGTCATCACCCGCGACCCAAAGTCCGGCAAGCGCAATGTAGGTATGTACCGCATGCAGGTCTACGACGGCAAGACCACCGGCATGCACTGGCAGCGTCAGAAGGTCGCCGCGGAACACATGCGCGAGCGGCTCCGCGAATCCTCTCCCGACTCCGCGGCCCGCGTCGATCTGATGGCCATCACCGCCGGCGGTACCGCTGCCGCATCCTCTCTCGACACCCTCACCACCACCACCGTCACCAGGATCCGCGAAGACCGCATGGATGTGGCCGTAGCCATCGGCACCGACCCTGCCACCACCTTCAGCGCCATCGTGCCCGCCCCACCCGACGTCGAGGAGTACCTTATCGCCGGCTTCCTCCGCCAGAAGCCGCTCGAATTAGTCAAAGCCGAGACCGTAGACCTTGAAGTCCCAGCCAACGCCGAGTACATCCTCGAAGGATACGTTGAGCTAGGCGAGCTCCGCACCGAAGGCCCTTTTGGCGACCACACCGGCTTCTACACCATGCAGGACGAGTACCCCGTCTTCCATATCACCTGCATCACCCACCGCAAAGACCCCATCTACGCAGCCACCCTCGTAGGCAAGCCACCCATGGAAGACGCCTGGATGGGCAAGGCTGTCGAGCGCATCTTTCTTCCGCTTATGCAACTGACACTGCCGGAGATCGTCGACGTCAATCTTCCTGCCGAAGGTGTCTTCCACAACCTCATGATCGTCTCGATCAAAAAATCGTATGCGGGTCACGCACGCAAGATCATGAACGGCATCTGGGCTATGGGTCAGGCGATGTTCACCAAATGCATCATCGTTGTCGACGAAGACTGCGACGTCCAGGACCTTGCCGAAGTCACCCTTCGCACCGCCAACAACATCGACCCCGAGCGCGACATCCAGTTCACCCTCGGCCCCGTCGACTCGCTCGACCACGCCAGCCGCCTGCCCAACTTCGGCAGCAAGATGGGCATCGACGCCACGCGCAAGTGGGCCGCCGAAGGCTTCGATCGCCCCTGGCCGCCCATGCTAACCATGGATGCAGAAGTAAAGGCAAAAGTCGATGCCCTGTGGAGGAAGCTCGGCATCGAGTAA
- a CDS encoding metallophosphoesterase family protein yields MRKKTPRQTLQYAIKSFDANGMPQQPGTANDQPIFSQPKPSPDPVSFKDPVTDQKYQGIAKVEPVPPPAGGAVEPIVTLEQAYGLAGAGVVKAIQQAKQIVFHSVGDTGSVTGPDTQSLVADKMVSDFSEANPADVPSFFFHLGDVVYYFGESTYYYDQFFEPYRDYPAPIFAIAGNHDGVVYPNDPAPTLDAFLRNFCSATAAQSPDSGNLLRTTMIQPGVYFTLEAPFVRILGLYSNVLEDPGVISGENGQNTVLDNRQIAFLTAALKRVKSEKFSGAVIIAVHHPPFTGGVEHGGSPLMLADIDGACTAAGVWPHAVFSGHAHNYQRYTRTVNKLQIPFIVAGCGGHNPLSAMRGTFRTPYKIDNTLTLESYDATDYGYLRVIVNATTMTVEYHPESDGSTTKTPNDVVTITLATHTVS; encoded by the coding sequence ATGCGAAAGAAAACACCTCGTCAGACTCTGCAGTACGCTATCAAAAGCTTCGATGCCAATGGCATGCCCCAGCAGCCGGGCACAGCGAACGATCAGCCAATCTTTTCGCAGCCTAAACCTTCTCCCGATCCCGTTAGCTTCAAAGATCCAGTTACGGATCAGAAGTATCAAGGAATCGCCAAGGTTGAACCCGTGCCGCCACCTGCCGGTGGTGCGGTCGAACCGATCGTCACCCTGGAACAAGCGTATGGACTTGCGGGCGCTGGCGTCGTCAAAGCGATTCAACAGGCGAAGCAGATTGTGTTTCACTCGGTTGGCGACACCGGCAGCGTAACCGGGCCAGACACTCAGTCGCTGGTTGCCGACAAGATGGTCTCCGACTTCAGCGAAGCCAACCCGGCCGATGTTCCCTCGTTCTTTTTCCACTTGGGCGACGTGGTCTATTACTTTGGCGAAAGCACTTACTACTACGACCAGTTCTTCGAGCCTTACCGCGACTATCCTGCGCCCATCTTTGCGATCGCGGGCAATCATGACGGTGTTGTCTACCCGAACGATCCTGCGCCCACGTTGGATGCGTTTCTGCGTAACTTCTGCTCGGCTACAGCGGCCCAGTCGCCGGACTCAGGGAATCTTCTTCGCACAACGATGATTCAGCCCGGCGTGTACTTCACGCTGGAGGCTCCGTTTGTGCGCATCCTCGGCCTCTACAGCAATGTGTTGGAAGATCCCGGCGTCATCTCCGGCGAGAACGGGCAGAACACCGTGCTGGATAATCGCCAGATTGCATTTCTAACGGCTGCGCTGAAGCGGGTGAAGAGTGAAAAATTTTCAGGCGCGGTAATTATCGCGGTGCATCACCCTCCGTTCACTGGAGGCGTCGAGCATGGTGGCAGCCCGCTGATGCTTGCGGATATTGACGGAGCCTGCACCGCGGCGGGAGTGTGGCCACACGCGGTCTTCTCCGGCCATGCGCATAACTACCAGCGGTACACGCGCACGGTCAACAAGCTCCAGATACCGTTTATCGTCGCGGGTTGCGGAGGGCATAATCCGCTTTCAGCGATGCGGGGCACTTTTCGAACGCCGTACAAGATCGACAATACGCTGACGCTGGAGAGCTACGATGCCACCGACTACGGATATCTTCGCGTGATCGTGAATGCGACGACGATGACGGTCGAATATCATCCGGAGAGCGACGGGAGCACCACCAAGACTCCGAACGATGTCGTGACGATTACGCTTGCCACCCACACGGTCAGCTGA
- a CDS encoding Dps family protein: MAVAIKKVSSSAANVAPHWHAQAKEIQKYGSVVEDMPHPLSAKVRAEMVAQLNQLLADSIALRDMYKKHHWQVSGPTFYQLHLLFDKHFDEQIEMVDTIAERIQLLGGVTIAMGGDVAEITRIQRPPRGREEVPVQISRLLEAHKIIIQSCLDISEAADKAGDQGTNDLVVSDILRPNELQSWFIGQHLVEMPLILEK; this comes from the coding sequence GAGCGCCGCGAACGTAGCGCCGCACTGGCACGCACAGGCGAAAGAGATTCAGAAGTATGGTTCCGTGGTCGAGGACATGCCTCACCCGCTGAGCGCAAAGGTTCGCGCCGAGATGGTCGCCCAGCTCAATCAACTTCTGGCCGACTCGATCGCACTGCGCGATATGTATAAGAAGCACCACTGGCAGGTCTCCGGACCGACCTTCTACCAGCTTCATCTCCTCTTCGACAAGCATTTCGACGAGCAGATCGAGATGGTAGATACCATTGCCGAGCGCATTCAGCTTCTGGGCGGAGTCACCATCGCCATGGGTGGCGACGTTGCGGAGATCACCCGCATCCAGCGGCCGCCACGCGGCAGGGAAGAGGTGCCGGTACAGATCTCTCGCCTCCTCGAAGCCCACAAGATCATTATTCAGAGCTGCCTCGACATCTCCGAGGCGGCAGATAAGGCCGGCGACCAGGGCACAAACGATCTGGTCGTCAGCGACATTCTGCGCCCCAATGAACTCCAGTCCTGGTTCATCGGTCAGCACCTGGTCGAGATGCCGTTGATCCTGGAAAAGTAG